From a single Streptomyces misionensis genomic region:
- a CDS encoding LLM class flavin-dependent oxidoreductase → MLHLAAAVEPPEGPGAGPYAELARLAEHGRLDFVTLGDPAGRPGSEALDLLGRVVPATRRIGLVPALAEPWPAPAALAGADWIGRGRAGWRIVVPRAGARPPARRVAGPVSRPPHGHPVRVVDADTKQGRTAAARYADVALVPAETPAQAAAVCDELRSTATASGRDPAALRVLVSLRVDLGGGEQAAEPGHGGGGPRPSPMGPLYRGGPVDLAELVAAWHTEGAADGFHLVPVEPRRDLERLVNGTVALLQHRGLFRTFYPGATLREHLGLARGENATHRTGGQKEEMA, encoded by the coding sequence ATGCTGCATCTGGCCGCCGCCGTCGAGCCGCCCGAGGGCCCCGGCGCCGGGCCGTACGCGGAGCTGGCACGGCTCGCCGAGCACGGCCGGCTGGACTTCGTGACCCTGGGCGACCCGGCCGGGCGGCCCGGGTCCGAGGCGCTGGACCTGCTGGGCCGGGTGGTGCCGGCGACCCGGCGGATCGGGCTGGTGCCCGCCCTCGCCGAACCCTGGCCGGCGCCGGCCGCCCTGGCCGGAGCGGACTGGATCGGCCGGGGCCGGGCCGGCTGGCGGATCGTGGTGCCGCGGGCCGGGGCCCGGCCGCCCGCCCGCCGGGTCGCCGGGCCGGTGTCCCGGCCCCCGCACGGTCACCCCGTCCGCGTGGTCGACGCGGACACGAAGCAGGGCCGGACGGCCGCCGCCCGGTACGCGGACGTGGCCCTGGTGCCCGCCGAGACCCCGGCGCAGGCCGCCGCCGTCTGCGACGAACTGCGGTCGACGGCGACCGCGTCGGGACGCGATCCGGCCGCGCTGCGGGTCCTGGTGAGCCTGCGCGTCGACCTCGGCGGCGGTGAGCAGGCGGCCGAACCGGGGCACGGCGGAGGCGGGCCCCGGCCCAGCCCGATGGGCCCGCTGTACCGGGGCGGGCCGGTCGACCTCGCGGAGCTGGTCGCCGCCTGGCACACCGAGGGGGCCGCCGACGGCTTCCACCTGGTCCCCGTCGAGCCGCGCCGCGATCTGGAACGCCTGGTCAACGGCACGGTGGCGCTGCTCCAGCACCGCGGCCTGTTCCGCACCTTCTATCCCGGCGCCACCCTGCGCGAGCACCTGGGCCTGGCCCGGGGGGAGAACGCCACCCACCGAACCGGCG
- a CDS encoding amino acid ABC transporter ATP-binding protein, with amino-acid sequence MTVMVDIRSVHKSFGSLDVLKGIDLQVRTGEVTVVLGPSGSGKSTLLRTINHLEKADRGEITVDGAPVGYRRTGDRLYELPEREVLRRRTKIGFVFQNFRLFPHLTVLDNVVEAPVSALKRPRAQAVALAHRLLARVGLADKSDAYPAQLSGGQQQRVAIARALALEPRLLLFDEPTSALDPELVGEVLDVIRDLAAQGTTMIVVTHEIAFAREVADTVVFMADGRIVEQGPPEAVLAAPREERTRAFLAKVL; translated from the coding sequence ATGACCGTCATGGTCGACATCAGGTCGGTGCACAAGAGCTTCGGCTCGCTCGACGTCCTCAAGGGCATCGACCTCCAGGTCCGCACCGGCGAGGTGACCGTCGTGCTCGGGCCCTCCGGCTCCGGCAAGTCCACGCTGCTGCGCACCATCAACCACCTGGAGAAGGCGGACCGGGGCGAGATCACGGTGGACGGCGCGCCGGTCGGTTACCGGCGCACCGGCGACCGGCTGTACGAGCTGCCCGAGCGCGAGGTGCTGCGCCGGCGCACCAAGATCGGCTTCGTCTTCCAGAACTTCCGGCTCTTCCCCCATCTCACCGTCCTGGACAACGTGGTCGAGGCGCCGGTGTCCGCGCTGAAGCGGCCTCGCGCGCAGGCGGTGGCGCTGGCGCACCGGCTGCTCGCCCGGGTGGGGCTGGCGGACAAGTCCGACGCGTACCCCGCGCAGTTGTCCGGCGGGCAGCAGCAACGCGTCGCCATCGCCCGGGCGCTGGCGCTGGAGCCCCGGCTGCTGCTCTTCGACGAGCCGACCTCGGCGCTCGATCCCGAGCTGGTCGGCGAGGTGCTGGACGTCATCCGCGATCTCGCCGCCCAGGGCACCACGATGATCGTCGTCACCCATGAGATCGCGTTCGCGCGGGAGGTCGCCGACACGGTGGTGTTCATGGCCGACGGGCGGATCGTCGAACAGGGGCCGCCCGAGGCGGTGCTGGCCGCACCGCGCGAGGAGCGCACGCGGGCGTTCCTGGCGAAGGTGCTGTGA